Part of the Gadus chalcogrammus isolate NIFS_2021 chromosome 22, NIFS_Gcha_1.0, whole genome shotgun sequence genome is shown below.
AAGACCTTCTTGATAGAGGGGAGATACTCTGGGAGGAAGCGGCCCAGCCTGAAGGTAACGGGATGCTGATGAAGACCCACGGCAGGTTGGGTCGTGTCCACTCCTCTCGTGTTGTTTTTAGAGTTGTCTGTGCCAGAGCAAGAGAGATTCTGTGATTATTGTGTTTCCACTCTGCCTTTAACTTATTTATTACAGCAGAAGTAACTTGAAAAAGTATTGTATTTAGCGTTGTTGGTTGAGTATCATCAGTAAATGGGCGCATAATTGCTATTTGTGATCATTGTGAACTGGTATTTTCTTCAGTTCAAATAATATATAGTAGGAAAAATAATATGTTCCTTTGTTTTGTTCAATTAAAGGCATAAGTGGACTGCTTTTATTGTAGCTGATTATCAACTAAAATATCCATACCATAGCAAATTATTATTTGACACATACATTTTGTAATTTACATATACATGCAGCCACACGCAAAACAACAAACTTTATTGGCCCTTTGTCCCAAGGCTATAGGAGAAATGCGCAGGAGTATGGATTTAGGGGCCCTCGACCTGGAACCCATGTCATCCACCAACGGCAAGAGCAGCTTCCCCACCATGGTGCAACTGTACCCGCCCACCACGGAGAAGGTGTACCAGCCCATCGCCGAACCCGTCCACCTCAAAGCCAAACTGCCGCTGCGCTTCGGAAGACAGAGTGAGCCGTCGATCGACAGAAGTCTGAAGTCCACCCCAAACCTGCCGCAGAGGTTCGGAAGAGCATGCGCAGAATGTCCTGACGTCGACAACGCTCTGTGGCCGGCCAGCACGCCGCAGCGTTGGCTCAGCGTCATCAACAGGCCCTACTACCGCTACTATTTTAGACGGCCTGGCTTCGGCTGGTACTGGTAAACTCACTTTTTTTTGTTGCGTTATTTGTTATAAATAGGCTACAGAAAATTGCAAAAATATAAGTAAAACCAAACATTCAGACACTGGCTGCTAAgtaataggcctacaactgGACATCAAAGATGCAATATACATTTAGAAATGAGATAAACAAAGCATAGATAAACACACTGCTACTCAAGGCCAGCTCTAGTTATTTGGTAGCAGTGTTGTTTTGGCACTACGCGTCAGTTCAGGTTATAAGCATTTATACAGTTCGTTTTCCGACCTATTTAATTGGATGAGAGGCACCACTGATTTACAGCATAACAACACTGGGACTTTTAACTACGCATTTATCACTCCGCATTAAAGGTGTTTCTAATAACCGCTGATTGCATTGATCTTAACTCATCGGAATCACACATGCCACCAAAGCGACTGTTGACACACTCTTATTTTACCTATTACTAAATAAATGGAAACATATAGATTAAAGCTCATGATGCAAAGTAGCTGGTCTGCGGTAATGTGTAGACCTATGTTTGTGTACGGAACCAAATAAATGATTAAGTATAAAGCAAATCATAATCTCTTATTATAAACTCATCAACGGCTGTGCTTTGGTCGTAGGTATGAGGCCGCCGACCGAGCAACCAAAGATAATCCCAGCAGATACTCAGTATAACAGCCATGCCTCTCCTGTGATATGTCTTAATTATCACAGAGGCGTAGCAAGGACAAACAACAGGTGTAGCTCATTAATTTAATTATGTGTCTGTAGGCGTGCCAGGGCCTAATTAACATCATGAGACACACCTGTGTACGCCCCCA
Proteins encoded:
- the npvf gene encoding pro-FMRFamide-related neuropeptide VF, coding for MSLEMSRTGLFLGVLALASAGGAAAAEQVLYGKPVHSEKTFLIEGRYSGRKRPSLKAIGEMRRSMDLGALDLEPMSSTNGKSSFPTMVQLYPPTTEKVYQPIAEPVHLKAKLPLRFGRQSEPSIDRSLKSTPNLPQRFGRACAECPDVDNALWPASTPQRWLSVINRPYYRYYFRRPGFGWY